GCCACCCCAAACCTGTTCCAGAATGCGACCAAACATCCACAGCGAAAACATATTGAAAAATAGGTGCGTGATATCGCCGTGAAGGAAAATGTTGGTTAGGGGTTGCCAGATGCGGAATGAGCTGGAGTAGAACGAATGTAATCCGAACGTGTCTATGATATCGATGTTCATGTTACCCAAAAACCAGGTAAGCAGGAGCATTAGCGCATTAATAATTATCAGATTGAGTACTACTGGTGGAGTGTTTCCAATTCGATTCTGTTGAAACATTTCTTTCTTTTTTTACTTAAAACGATTCTCTAGTTCATCGAGTCCAAGGATGAAAAGCGTAGGCTTTCCTGATGGACTCACGTTGGGCGAGGTGCATGCAAATAGCTTATCGAACATGTCCTGCATCTCCAACGCATTCAGCTGCTGTCCGAGTTTAATGGCCGATGCTATGGCCATTGCACGGGCAATTTTGGATCTTATGGTGTCCTGCAGTTCGGCTTCACCATCGTTTAATTCTTGAATCAGGCTTTCGAGAACTTCCTTGAAGTTTTGGTTAGAAAGCGATGCTGGGCTGCCGTGTATTGCTGCTGTGTGCTCTCCGCTTGGTCGGATATCCCAACCGATGCAATGCAGTTCGTCGGATATGCCGAGTAGCAGCGCGTAATCGGACGGGTTTAGCTCCACGAGTTGGGGGAAAAGTTCCTGCTGTACAATTCCCGAATGATGCTCAAGTGCCGAAAGGTAGTATTCGAAGAGAATACGCTGATGGGCCTTCGACTGGTCGATTATCATAACGCCCGACTTTACGGGGGTGAGAATGTACCGTCCCTTTATCTGGAAAAATACCTGTTCGGTGCTGCCAATGTCCATTGTTTGCTGCTCGTGCTTAGGCTCATCATCTAAAAACGACGGAGACCTAAACGTTTCAAATGGATGGTTCTCGGTTGTGGGAAAACCTTCGTATAGCTTCTGCCATCCTTTTGGTGCTGACTCCTTTTTGAACGATCCCCCGCTTGGGCTGGTGAAGCTGCGGCTGCCTTCCTCGAATGGGTTAAATGACGGGTTGACGTCTATTTCAGGCATGCTCACCGGATCATTCTTCGAGAAGACAGGGATATCGATTACTCCGTAGGTGTCGAAATCTATGGATGGCGAAACGGAAAATTTGCCGATCGATTCGCGAACGGAGGCATTGATGATTTGCCAGATGGCGCTCTCGTCCTCGAACTTGATTTCTGTTTTGGTAGGGTGGATGTTGATGTCGATGGCAGCTGGATCCACCGTAAGGTATATGAAGAACGAGGGGTAGCTGTCGTTGGGCGTCAGCTGCTCGTATCCCTTAAAGACGGCCTTCTGGAGGTAGGCGCTCTTGAAGTAGCGCCCGTTTACAAAGAAGAACTGCTCGCCTAGCGACTTCTTGGCATGCTCCGGTTTTCCGATATACCCCGAGACTTTTACAATTGATGTTTCGGTGTTGAGATCAATCAGGTTGTTGGTTATCGACTTGCCCATCAGCCCAACGATTCGCTGCTTTAGGTTGGCTGCGGGTAGGTTGTATACCTCGGTTCCGTTGTTGATTAGCGTGAACGAAACGTCGGGGTGGCAGAGCGTAACGCGCTGGAACTCGTTGATGATGTGGCGCAGCTCCACGCTGTTCGACTTTAGGAATTTACGGCGTGCTGGAACGTTGAAGAAAATGTTCTTTACCGAGAATACGGATCCGACAGGACAGCTGATCGACTCTTGGCTGATGAACTCCGACCCCGAGATGACTATATGCGTTCCAAGCTCAGCCTCCTCCTTTCGGGTCTTAAGGTCTACTTCGGCAATAGACGCAATGGAGGCAAGGGCTTCACCCCTGAAACCGAAGGTGCTGATGCCAAAAATGTCGTGAACCGAACGGATTTTTGAGGTTGCATGCCGCTCGAAGGCTAGGCGTGCATCAGTTTCGCTCATACCCGATCCGTTGTCGATGATCTGAATGAGCGTTTTCCCAGCATCCTTAACTATTATCGTAATGGCGCTGCTTCCGGCATCAACGGCATTTTCCACCAACTCCTTAATTGCCGATGCGGGTCGTTGAACTACCTCGCCTGCGGCTATTTGGTTGGCTACGGAATCGGGTAGCAGCTCTATGATATCAGGCATTCTTTAGCAGTTGTTTAAAGGAATCGTTGGATAAAATAGAGTATTAGAAAGATTATTGCCACCAGTATCAGCCTGATTAGCAATGTCTGTGTCCTACTCCTCTTTACATCTTTCCGCGAGCTACGGAGCTGGCGCTTGATGTTCCCTCGTATCGACGATCCTGGAATGTAGCTTGCCCTATCGGCGTTTGCCTCATGCTCAATCAGCCTTTTGCGCTCTTGCACCTCATCCTTGATGGGGTCGTAGTAGCGGGGCTTGTAGCTAAAGGTGCGATATTTAGGCAACTTGAAAAATCTAAGGATCATCTTTTCTCTTTGGCTATTGCAAAACTACCTAAAAATAACGATTCTTCCTTTAGTATTCAGATATCCTAAATGCGGAGGGCTCTCTTTTTGTACTCTTTTAAAGATGAATGGAACGTAAGGGGGTGTTCAGATGGTCGGTTGTTTGCTTGGAGGGCCTTGTTAAAAAATGTTTTGAAGAAGTGTTGCTGTTTTCTGAAATATTTCTAAATTTATGGGCATAACCATATTGAAATAAGTATGTTGGTGAAAGTATTCGGAAGCGCAGTGTATGGTATAAAGGCTACCACCATCACAATTGAGGTTAATGTTACGTTGGGTGTTAACTTTTTTCTGGTGGGATTGCCAGATAGCGCAGTTAAGGAGAGCCAGCAGAGGATTACGTCGGCCTTAATGACCAATGGCTTTAAGATGCCCGGTCATAAGATTATCATAAACATGGCTCCTGCCGATATTCGCAAGGAGGGGTCGGCCTACGACCTACCCATCGCTATTGGGATTCTGGCAGGATCGGAGCAAATCGTTTCGGGGAAGCTTCAGGAGTACGTCATTATGGGGGAACTTTCGCTCGATGGCGGTTTGCAACCCGTAAAAGGGGTGCTGCCCATTGCCCTTCAGGCGGCCGCCGAAGGGTATAAGGGGCTTATCCTTCCGGTTCAGAATGCCAAGGAGGCGGCCATTGTAAAGGAATTGGATGTTTACGGCATGTCGAACATAAAGGAGGTGGTTGACTTCCTATGCGATAAGGCTAGCTTCGCCCCCGAAAGCTGTAATGTCGACGAGCTATTCGCCGAGACGGCGAGCTGCTACAGCGTCGATTTTTCGGATGTTAAGGGGCAGGAAAACGTGAAGCGTGCGCTCGAAATAGCGGCTGCTGGCGGGCATAACATCATTATGATTGGGGCTCCGGGATCGGGCAAAACGATGCTCGCAAAGCGGCTGCCCACCATTATCCCTCCGCTTACGCTTGAGGAGGCGCTGGAGACAACCAAGATACACTCGGTAGCCGGGAAGGTGGAGAAGCATGGTGGCCTGATCACCCGTAGGCCGTTTAGGGCGCCACACCACACGGTGTCGGACGTGGCGCTGGTGGGCGGCGGCACCTACCCGCAGCCGGGGGAGATCAGCCTGGCGCACAACGGCGTTCTCTTCCTCGACGAGTTGCCCGAGTTTAAGCGGGCGGTGCTGGAGGTGATGCGTCAGCCGCTTGAGGACCGCAGCATCACCATCTCGCGGGCAAAGTTCTCGATAGAGTACCCCTCCAACTTCATGCTGGTGGCCTCCATGAACCCCTGTCCCTGTGGCTTTCACAACCACCCGGAGAAGGCGTGCGTGTGCCCTCCGGGTATGGTGCAGCGCTACCTGAGCCGGATCTCGGGGCCGCTGCTGGATCGTATCGACATACAAATTGAGGTGGTGCCGGTTCCCTTCGAGAAGCTCTCGGAGCAGCGCCTAGCCGAGTCGAGCGAGGTGGTGCGCAGCCGGGTGATAAAGGCTCGGATGGTGCAGCACGCGCGCTTTGTCGCCGAGCACGAGGTGCACTGCAACGCCATGATGGGCAGCCGCCTCATCCGCAAGTACTGCAAGCTCTCCGATGCCGGTACCTCCATCCTAAAGAACGCCATGGAGAAGCTGGGCCTTTCGGCCCGTGCCTACGACCGTATCCTTAAGGTGTCGCGCACCATTGCCGACCTCGACAGCTCTCCCGATATCAAAACCAGCCATATTGCCGAAGCCATCAACTACCGCAGCCTGGATAGAAGCGATTGGGCGGGGTAGCGCCGGCTTAATTCGCATGGCTTCATCCCCCGTTCTCTTCCGAGGGAACTGACTTCTCAAATTATGGTTTAGGAGTTGCTGGTATGCTAAGTCGTATTCATCCCCAACTCGCTGAAGGGGGCTGCGGAGCAGCCCGTAGCTTGACAAAATGCCGAATAGTAGTTGGGAGTACTCCCTGCTATGTTGAACTGCCGAGAAGTCCCCTTTAGGGGATTTAGGGGTGAAAGCAACGCATCGTATATTCTAATAGCGAATCCTCCGTTCCCTCCCAAACCGTTTGGTGTTGG
This window of the uncultured Acetobacteroides sp. genome carries:
- a CDS encoding YifB family Mg chelatase-like AAA ATPase — protein: MLVKVFGSAVYGIKATTITIEVNVTLGVNFFLVGLPDSAVKESQQRITSALMTNGFKMPGHKIIINMAPADIRKEGSAYDLPIAIGILAGSEQIVSGKLQEYVIMGELSLDGGLQPVKGVLPIALQAAAEGYKGLILPVQNAKEAAIVKELDVYGMSNIKEVVDFLCDKASFAPESCNVDELFAETASCYSVDFSDVKGQENVKRALEIAAAGGHNIIMIGAPGSGKTMLAKRLPTIIPPLTLEEALETTKIHSVAGKVEKHGGLITRRPFRAPHHTVSDVALVGGGTYPQPGEISLAHNGVLFLDELPEFKRAVLEVMRQPLEDRSITISRAKFSIEYPSNFMLVASMNPCPCGFHNHPEKACVCPPGMVQRYLSRISGPLLDRIDIQIEVVPVPFEKLSEQRLAESSEVVRSRVIKARMVQHARFVAEHEVHCNAMMGSRLIRKYCKLSDAGTSILKNAMEKLGLSARAYDRILKVSRTIADLDSSPDIKTSHIAEAINYRSLDRSDWAG
- the mutL gene encoding DNA mismatch repair endonuclease MutL, whose protein sequence is MPDIIELLPDSVANQIAAGEVVQRPASAIKELVENAVDAGSSAITIIVKDAGKTLIQIIDNGSGMSETDARLAFERHATSKIRSVHDIFGISTFGFRGEALASIASIAEVDLKTRKEEAELGTHIVISGSEFISQESISCPVGSVFSVKNIFFNVPARRKFLKSNSVELRHIINEFQRVTLCHPDVSFTLINNGTEVYNLPAANLKQRIVGLMGKSITNNLIDLNTETSIVKVSGYIGKPEHAKKSLGEQFFFVNGRYFKSAYLQKAVFKGYEQLTPNDSYPSFFIYLTVDPAAIDINIHPTKTEIKFEDESAIWQIINASVRESIGKFSVSPSIDFDTYGVIDIPVFSKNDPVSMPEIDVNPSFNPFEEGSRSFTSPSGGSFKKESAPKGWQKLYEGFPTTENHPFETFRSPSFLDDEPKHEQQTMDIGSTEQVFFQIKGRYILTPVKSGVMIIDQSKAHQRILFEYYLSALEHHSGIVQQELFPQLVELNPSDYALLLGISDELHCIGWDIRPSGEHTAAIHGSPASLSNQNFKEVLESLIQELNDGEAELQDTIRSKIARAMAIASAIKLGQQLNALEMQDMFDKLFACTSPNVSPSGKPTLFILGLDELENRFK